In a genomic window of Micromonospora cremea:
- a CDS encoding ABC transporter permease encodes MTSGVAALWSHRNSLRILVRRDLAVKYQQSVLGYLWSLIEPLGMGAIYWFVFGVLYSRDTGRHLGEAAGSYPLFLITGIFAWMWTSSALSEATNALTGQSRLITTMNVPRQVFPIGRVTGRFAEYAAGLPILIAIAVIYAVHGRIHPGWSLLSLPLAVAVQAVLLIGLALLLSAWNVLMRDVERFMRLIIRVLFYATPIIYPLSLVQESGLPGWLKMAYELNPLVGIFQLHHAIWYPDEFPGARLLATTVVGSLLVLAAGWWSFRRLEPAVLKEL; translated from the coding sequence GTGACCTCTGGCGTCGCGGCCCTGTGGTCGCACCGCAACTCGCTGCGCATCCTGGTCAGGCGGGACCTGGCGGTCAAGTACCAACAGTCGGTGCTGGGCTACCTCTGGTCGTTGATCGAGCCGCTCGGCATGGGCGCCATCTACTGGTTCGTCTTCGGCGTGCTCTACTCGCGGGACACCGGGCGGCACCTCGGCGAGGCGGCCGGGTCGTATCCGCTGTTCCTGATCACGGGGATCTTCGCCTGGATGTGGACCAGTTCGGCGCTGAGCGAGGCCACCAACGCGCTGACCGGCCAGTCCCGGCTGATCACCACGATGAACGTGCCGCGCCAGGTCTTCCCGATCGGCCGGGTCACCGGCCGGTTCGCCGAGTACGCGGCCGGTCTGCCGATCCTGATCGCCATCGCGGTGATCTACGCGGTGCACGGCCGGATCCATCCCGGCTGGTCGCTGCTCTCGCTGCCGCTCGCGGTGGCCGTCCAGGCGGTCCTGCTGATCGGCCTGGCCCTGCTGCTGTCCGCGTGGAACGTGCTGATGCGCGACGTGGAGCGGTTCATGCGGCTGATCATCCGGGTGCTCTTCTACGCCACTCCGATCATCTACCCGCTCAGCCTGGTCCAGGAATCCGGCCTGCCGGGCTGGCTGAAGATGGCGTACGAGCTGAACCCGCTGGTCGGGATCTTCCAGCTGCACCACGCGATCTGGTATCCGGACGAGTTCCCGGGCGCCCGGCTGCTCGCGACCACGGTCGTCGGCAGCCTGCTGGTGCTGGCCGCGGGCTGGTGGTCGTTCCGCCGGTTGGAACCCGCCGTGCTCAAGGAACTCTGA
- a CDS encoding ABC transporter ATP-binding protein — MILVTVFWGSVDELGEETVTTVALKDVTKVFKDGTLAVDSINLDVNDGEFMVLLGPSGCGKSTVLRMIAGLEDPTQGAVLLDGELANDLPPRDRKIAMVFQDFALYPHMTVGDNIAFPLRLAGVEPTPRGERVTDVASALGIGDVLARKPGQLSGGQRQRVAMGRAIIRRPGLFLMDEPLSNLDCGLRAELRAEISGLTRELGVTTVYVTHDQAEALTMADRVAIMRRGVLQDVGTPTQVYGRPATLYVAAFLGSPRMNLLEASVYVHLDRYVTLNLGEQSLYLPWDDIRSRAVAHYHGERIVVGMRAEALTPVSPDSPGDVLRGRIRYLEHHGHESLAFLDIGATAIVVDEMGARLDNPPEGQRGLRRFSSVMQRLTGKAVEAADDAAGGTRTSVLPDPGRHHRRPAELAVRLAPYPAVAAGHPLAVAVRMDALHFFDERGGRIDVGWR; from the coding sequence ATGATCCTGGTCACAGTCTTCTGGGGTTCGGTCGACGAGCTGGGGGAGGAGACGGTGACCACCGTCGCGCTCAAGGATGTCACCAAGGTCTTCAAGGACGGCACGCTGGCCGTCGACAGCATCAACCTGGACGTGAACGACGGCGAGTTCATGGTGCTGCTCGGCCCGTCCGGCTGCGGCAAGTCCACCGTGCTGCGGATGATCGCAGGGTTGGAGGACCCGACGCAGGGCGCGGTGCTGCTCGACGGGGAGCTCGCGAACGACCTGCCGCCGCGGGATCGGAAGATCGCCATGGTCTTCCAGGACTTCGCTCTCTATCCGCACATGACGGTGGGTGACAACATCGCCTTCCCGCTGCGCCTGGCCGGGGTGGAGCCGACCCCGCGGGGTGAGCGGGTCACCGACGTGGCCAGCGCCCTGGGCATCGGCGACGTGCTCGCCCGCAAGCCGGGGCAGCTCTCCGGCGGGCAACGGCAGCGCGTCGCGATGGGGCGGGCCATCATCCGCCGACCCGGGCTGTTCCTGATGGACGAGCCACTGTCCAACCTGGACTGCGGGCTGCGCGCGGAACTGCGTGCGGAGATCTCGGGCCTCACCCGGGAGCTGGGCGTCACCACCGTCTACGTCACCCACGACCAGGCGGAGGCCCTCACCATGGCCGACCGGGTGGCGATCATGCGCCGTGGCGTGCTCCAGGACGTGGGCACTCCCACCCAGGTGTACGGCCGGCCGGCGACGCTCTACGTGGCCGCCTTCCTGGGAAGCCCACGGATGAACCTGCTCGAGGCGTCGGTCTACGTGCATCTGGACCGGTACGTCACGCTCAACCTCGGCGAGCAGTCGCTCTACCTGCCCTGGGACGACATCCGCAGCCGGGCCGTCGCGCACTATCACGGCGAGCGGATCGTGGTCGGCATGCGGGCCGAGGCGCTCACCCCGGTCTCCCCGGACAGCCCCGGTGACGTGCTGCGCGGCCGGATCCGCTACCTGGAGCACCATGGACACGAGTCGCTGGCGTTCCTCGACATCGGGGCGACCGCGATCGTGGTCGACGAGATGGGCGCGCGGCTGGACAATCCGCCGGAGGGCCAGCGTGGCCTGCGCCGGTTCAGCTCGGTGATGCAGCGACTCACCGGCAAGGCCGTGGAGGCGGCGGACGACGCTGCCGGCGGCACCCGGACGAGCGTGCTCCCCGATCCGGGTCGGCACCACCGCCGCCCGGCGGAGCTGGCGGTGCGGTTGGCGCCGTACCCGGCGGTCGCCGCAGGTCACCCGCTCGCCGTGGCGGTCCGGATGGACGCGCTGCATTTCTTCGACGAGCGCGGGGGCCGGATCGACGTGGGGTGGCGCTGA
- a CDS encoding DUF5941 domain-containing protein — protein MTLAIVLAAGTRAAGLTTATGEPLADRLAAQLRRAGADEVRFAAGLDELAALADTATGPLLITGTDLVAHTAVLRHLATSPVGPTVALVLGDPPVPGRTAVREERGQVVDAGAVEALDGDATGVFGGALRVGVSDLPTLAAAARAAAVGMLPVATPLGPAGDVAPFGPTEGAGPAGRLAPVPAGGPGSAVDRLVAGLAALGTLIFAQRVRLLVAHRVDDAAGLAAAEAAVTAVDEDRAELRLAVKEKDDFFSTYFVSTWSPYVVRAAARLRLTPTGVTVISVLFALAAAVLFGVGGRPALVSGAVLLYLGFVLDCVDGQLARYTRHFSAWGGWLDTMADRAKEYLVYAGLGFGVSHAGLGNGWALAIAAMTLQTVRHMTDTWYGVLHDEAARRPRTATGASGGIGDRLNAASTRVQADTGSLSYWLKRTVVFPIGERWALIALTVALFNPLVSLIAVLVWGVLAFAYTGALRTLRARWMWVPVLDTVDATLHRDDGPLARRLPVVRQMGPLTLAVIAALGSAALLVAALLGDAPDGLRWAVPVALLVLLVGGLGAGAAHNGPLDWLVPAALRAAEYLFAIAVGVVGGAPGWLIFGYVFVLTVHHYDLTARLEKRQAAPPLHPATLGWEGRSVLLALAAIAGIVSIGMATLGTYLLVVFVASVVLAWFVRPARSARASAAPVGGGAPR, from the coding sequence GTGACGCTCGCGATCGTGCTCGCCGCCGGGACGCGCGCGGCGGGCCTGACCACCGCGACCGGCGAGCCGCTGGCCGACCGGCTCGCCGCACAGCTGCGTCGGGCCGGGGCGGACGAGGTGCGCTTCGCCGCCGGGTTGGACGAGCTGGCCGCGCTGGCTGACACCGCCACCGGCCCGTTGCTGATCACCGGCACCGATCTGGTCGCGCACACCGCCGTGCTGCGACACCTGGCCACCAGCCCGGTGGGGCCGACGGTGGCGCTGGTGCTCGGTGACCCGCCGGTGCCGGGGCGGACCGCGGTGCGCGAGGAACGCGGCCAGGTGGTCGACGCCGGCGCGGTGGAGGCCCTGGACGGCGACGCCACCGGCGTGTTCGGCGGTGCGCTGCGGGTCGGCGTGAGTGACCTGCCGACGTTGGCCGCCGCCGCCCGGGCCGCCGCGGTCGGCATGCTGCCGGTCGCCACCCCCCTCGGCCCGGCCGGGGATGTCGCCCCGTTCGGGCCCACCGAGGGCGCCGGGCCGGCCGGGCGTCTCGCGCCGGTCCCGGCCGGCGGCCCCGGGTCCGCCGTGGACCGGCTCGTCGCGGGTCTCGCCGCGCTCGGCACCCTGATCTTCGCTCAGCGGGTACGTCTGCTCGTCGCGCACCGGGTCGACGACGCGGCCGGGCTGGCCGCCGCCGAGGCGGCGGTGACCGCGGTCGACGAGGACCGGGCCGAGCTGCGGCTGGCGGTGAAGGAGAAGGACGACTTCTTCTCCACCTACTTCGTCAGCACCTGGTCGCCGTACGTCGTGCGGGCGGCGGCCCGGCTCCGGCTCACCCCGACCGGGGTGACGGTGATCTCGGTGCTCTTCGCGCTGGCCGCCGCGGTGCTGTTCGGGGTCGGCGGGCGGCCCGCGCTGGTCAGCGGCGCGGTGCTGCTCTACCTCGGTTTCGTGCTGGACTGCGTGGACGGCCAGTTGGCCCGCTACACCCGGCACTTCAGTGCCTGGGGTGGTTGGCTGGACACGATGGCCGACCGGGCCAAGGAGTACCTGGTCTACGCGGGGCTGGGTTTCGGGGTGAGTCACGCCGGGCTGGGCAACGGCTGGGCGCTGGCGATCGCCGCGATGACGTTGCAGACCGTCCGGCACATGACCGACACCTGGTACGGGGTGCTGCACGACGAGGCGGCCCGCCGGCCCCGAACGGCGACGGGTGCCAGCGGCGGCATCGGAGACCGGTTGAACGCCGCGTCGACCCGGGTGCAGGCGGACACCGGCTCGCTGTCGTACTGGCTGAAGCGGACCGTGGTCTTTCCGATCGGCGAGCGGTGGGCGCTGATCGCGCTGACCGTGGCGCTGTTCAACCCGTTGGTCAGTCTGATCGCGGTGCTGGTGTGGGGCGTGCTGGCGTTCGCGTACACCGGGGCGCTGCGTACGCTGCGGGCCCGCTGGATGTGGGTGCCGGTGCTGGACACGGTCGATGCCACGCTGCACCGCGACGACGGCCCGCTGGCCCGCCGGCTGCCGGTGGTTCGCCAGATGGGGCCGCTCACCCTGGCGGTGATCGCCGCGCTCGGCTCGGCGGCGCTGCTGGTCGCGGCGCTGCTGGGCGACGCGCCCGACGGGCTGCGCTGGGCGGTGCCGGTGGCGTTGCTGGTGCTGCTGGTCGGTGGCCTGGGCGCCGGGGCCGCGCACAACGGTCCGCTGGACTGGCTGGTGCCCGCCGCGCTGCGGGCCGCCGAGTACCTGTTCGCGATCGCGGTCGGGGTGGTCGGCGGCGCGCCGGGGTGGCTGATCTTCGGCTACGTCTTCGTGCTCACGGTGCACCACTACGACCTGACCGCCCGGCTGGAGAAGCGGCAGGCGGCACCTCCGTTGCACCCGGCCACGCTGGGCTGGGAGGGACGTTCGGTGCTGCTGGCCCTCGCGGCGATTGCCGGAATCGTGAGTATCGGCATGGCTACACTCGGTACGTACCTTCTCGTGGTTTTCGTGGCAAGCGTCGTCCTGGCCTGGTTCGTGCGTCCGGCTCGTAGCGCGCGGGCGTCGGCCGCGCCGGTGGGAGGTGGCGCGCCGCGCTGA
- a CDS encoding bifunctional glycosyltransferase/CDP-glycerol:glycerophosphate glycerophosphotransferase, which produces MALISFVVPAFRVQGYLRECLDSILDQPETDLEVIAVDDCSPDSSGEIIDEYAARDQRVRSVRLPENVGLGPARNVGLDRAVGEYVWFLDGDDWLAPECLPEVAERLRATRPDVLLVDHVRTHWNDTATRSAMAEVFPESPGAATFRLRDRPEAMRLLHTAWNRLVRREFLVDLGLRFEPGWYEDVSFSYPVLMAAQRIGVLDRVCVNYRQRRAGAITRTRGDRHFEVFPQWRRVFHLMDTWGPAVDALRPTVFERMIWHYLTVLGNGQRIAPELRPAFFAQITADYARWLPDGGYPAPSGVEGIKHRLVATGRWRTFSALRAASRARDTARRQARTARRRVGPAARRGARLTRDGLLREYYRAELRRPVDPTLAVYAAYWYRGYACNPAAIYEVARRLAPGVRGVWIVRRDRVDTVPAGAEYVVAGTPAYYRALARARWLVNNVNFPDFVRKRPEQVHVQTHHGTPVKVMGLDQQRYPIGAGAMDFAGLLRRVDRWDYSVSANSFSTQMWDRAYPASYTALEVGYPRNDRLAKASSDEVRRLRAEFGFGPDEQVVLYAPTHREHLPGYRPPFDPDRFVEALGDSGRLLMRSHYFHDRDRSPRRAVDRDRVRDVSGHQRVEDLYLVADVLVSDYSSAMFDYAVLDRPIVLYAPDWEAYRLARGVYFDVTAEPPGAVATTFADLLDLFRTDAVRSDAATKARAHFRGRFCALDDGRAAERVVRRVFLGEPDERAPRC; this is translated from the coding sequence ATGGCCCTGATCAGTTTCGTGGTGCCGGCCTTCCGGGTGCAGGGATACCTGCGTGAATGCCTGGACTCGATCCTCGACCAGCCGGAGACCGACCTCGAGGTGATCGCGGTCGACGACTGCTCGCCGGACTCCAGCGGCGAGATCATCGACGAGTACGCGGCCCGCGACCAACGGGTCCGGTCGGTACGCCTGCCGGAGAACGTCGGCCTCGGTCCGGCCCGCAACGTCGGGCTGGACCGGGCCGTCGGCGAGTACGTCTGGTTCCTCGACGGCGACGACTGGCTGGCGCCGGAGTGCCTGCCGGAGGTCGCCGAGCGGTTGCGCGCCACCCGGCCGGATGTGCTGCTGGTCGACCACGTCCGGACGCACTGGAACGACACCGCCACGCGCAGCGCGATGGCGGAGGTGTTTCCGGAGTCGCCCGGCGCGGCCACCTTCCGGTTGCGGGACCGGCCGGAGGCGATGCGGCTGCTGCACACCGCGTGGAACCGGCTGGTACGCCGGGAGTTCCTCGTCGACCTGGGTCTTCGCTTCGAGCCCGGCTGGTACGAGGATGTCTCGTTCAGCTACCCCGTGCTGATGGCGGCGCAGCGGATCGGCGTACTGGACCGGGTCTGCGTCAACTACCGGCAGCGCCGGGCCGGCGCGATCACCCGGACCCGGGGTGACCGGCACTTCGAGGTGTTCCCGCAGTGGCGCCGGGTCTTCCACCTCATGGACACCTGGGGGCCGGCGGTGGACGCCCTGCGGCCGACGGTCTTCGAGCGGATGATCTGGCACTACCTGACCGTGCTCGGCAACGGCCAGCGGATCGCCCCGGAGCTGCGGCCCGCCTTCTTCGCACAGATCACCGCCGACTACGCGCGCTGGCTGCCGGACGGCGGGTACCCGGCGCCGAGCGGAGTCGAAGGGATCAAGCACCGGCTGGTCGCCACCGGCCGCTGGCGGACGTTCAGCGCGTTGCGGGCAGCGAGCCGGGCCCGCGACACCGCTCGCCGGCAGGCTCGTACCGCCCGCCGCCGGGTCGGGCCGGCCGCCCGGCGCGGCGCCCGACTGACCCGCGACGGACTGCTACGCGAGTACTACCGGGCGGAGTTGCGCCGGCCGGTGGATCCGACGCTCGCGGTGTACGCGGCCTACTGGTACCGGGGGTACGCCTGCAACCCGGCGGCGATCTACGAGGTGGCCCGCCGGCTGGCTCCCGGGGTGCGTGGGGTGTGGATCGTGCGCCGGGACCGGGTGGACACCGTGCCCGCCGGGGCGGAGTACGTGGTCGCCGGCACCCCGGCCTACTACCGGGCGCTGGCCCGGGCCCGGTGGCTGGTCAACAACGTCAACTTCCCGGACTTCGTTCGCAAGCGGCCGGAGCAGGTGCACGTGCAGACCCACCACGGCACGCCCGTCAAGGTGATGGGGCTGGACCAGCAGCGCTATCCGATCGGTGCCGGCGCGATGGACTTCGCGGGGCTGCTGCGCCGGGTGGACCGCTGGGACTACAGCGTCAGCGCGAACAGCTTCTCCACCCAGATGTGGGACCGTGCGTACCCGGCCTCGTACACCGCTCTGGAGGTGGGCTACCCGCGCAACGACCGACTGGCCAAGGCAAGCTCCGACGAGGTGCGCCGGCTGCGCGCCGAGTTCGGCTTCGGCCCCGACGAGCAGGTGGTGCTGTACGCCCCGACGCACCGCGAGCACCTGCCGGGCTACCGGCCACCGTTCGACCCGGACCGGTTCGTCGAGGCGTTGGGTGACTCCGGCCGACTCCTGATGCGCAGCCACTACTTCCACGATCGGGATCGCAGCCCCCGCCGTGCTGTGGACCGGGACCGGGTCCGCGACGTCAGCGGCCACCAGCGGGTCGAGGACCTCTACCTGGTGGCCGACGTGCTGGTCAGCGACTACTCCTCGGCGATGTTCGACTATGCGGTGCTGGACCGGCCGATCGTGCTCTACGCCCCAGACTGGGAGGCGTATCGGCTGGCCCGGGGCGTCTACTTCGACGTCACGGCGGAGCCGCCGGGCGCGGTGGCCACCACGTTCGCCGACCTGCTCGACCTGTTCCGCACCGACGCGGTGCGCTCGGACGCGGCGACCAAGGCCCGCGCGCACTTCCGGGGCCGGTTCTGCGCACTGGACGACGGGCGCGCGGCGGAGCGGGTGGTACGCCGGGTGTTCCTGGGTGAGCCGGACGAGAGGGCTCCGCGCTGCTGA
- a CDS encoding DUF4442 domain-containing protein yields the protein MTIDSRQVASGMLEAVPFARTLGFEFVEVAPEAEGGVRAVVRLPDSPATHNHVGGPHAGAMFTLGETASGAVVLAAFGQLLDRAVPLAVRAEIAYRKLARGPVLATARLGRPALEVIDELESGRRPEFPVEVEITTEDGTPTSAMTVVWTLRPN from the coding sequence ATGACCATCGACTCTCGCCAGGTGGCGTCCGGCATGCTCGAAGCGGTGCCGTTCGCCCGTACGCTCGGCTTCGAATTTGTCGAGGTGGCACCCGAGGCGGAAGGCGGGGTGCGGGCGGTCGTCCGGCTCCCCGACTCGCCGGCCACCCACAACCACGTTGGCGGCCCACACGCCGGAGCCATGTTCACCCTGGGTGAGACGGCTTCCGGCGCGGTGGTGCTGGCCGCCTTCGGGCAACTGCTGGACCGGGCAGTGCCGCTCGCCGTCCGCGCCGAGATCGCCTACCGCAAGCTGGCACGGGGCCCGGTGCTGGCCACGGCGCGGCTCGGTCGGCCGGCTCTGGAGGTGATCGACGAGCTGGAGTCCGGCAGGCGGCCCGAGTTCCCGGTCGAGGTGGAGATCACCACCGAGGACGGCACGCCCACCTCGGCGATGACGGTGGTCTGGACGCTGCGGCCGAACTGA
- a CDS encoding L-serine ammonia-lyase, translating to MISVFDLFSVGIGPSSSHTVGPMRAARTFVAGLKADGLLTDTARVQAELFGSLGATGHGHGSDRAVLLGLAGEAPETVDTDTVGPRVERIRVERRISLLDAHEIDFDPDRDLTLHRRRSLPYHPNGMTFAAYDGTGAEVRSRTYYSVGGGFVVDEAAAGADRIKPDSTRVRYPFLTGAQLLEVTTAAGLSISEVMLANERSWRSEAEIRADLLEIWRVMRECVERGCERDGVLPGGLKVRRRAAELRRSLEADTATTDPLRAMDWVTLFALAVNEENAAGGRVVTAPTNGAAGIIPAVLHYYTRFVPGASDDGVVRFLLTAGAIGVLFKENASISGAEVGCQGEVGSACSMAAAGLAEALGGTPQQVENAAEIGMEHNLGLTCDPVGGLVQIPCIERNAVASIKAITAARLALRGDGVHAVSLDKVIKTMRETGADMKVKYKETARGGLAVNVIEC from the coding sequence ATGATCAGTGTTTTCGACCTCTTCAGCGTCGGCATCGGGCCGTCCAGCTCGCACACGGTGGGCCCGATGCGGGCCGCCCGCACCTTCGTCGCCGGGCTCAAGGCCGACGGGCTGCTCACCGACACCGCGCGGGTGCAGGCCGAACTGTTCGGCTCGCTCGGCGCCACCGGGCACGGCCACGGCAGCGACCGTGCGGTGCTGCTCGGGCTGGCCGGCGAGGCGCCGGAGACGGTCGACACCGACACCGTCGGCCCCCGGGTCGAGCGGATCCGGGTGGAGCGGCGAATCAGCCTTCTGGACGCGCACGAGATCGACTTCGACCCGGACCGGGACCTGACGCTGCACCGCCGGCGGTCGCTGCCGTACCACCCGAACGGGATGACCTTCGCGGCGTACGACGGGACCGGCGCCGAGGTGCGCAGCCGCACCTACTACTCCGTTGGCGGCGGCTTCGTGGTGGACGAGGCGGCGGCCGGCGCGGACCGGATCAAGCCGGACAGCACACGGGTGCGGTACCCCTTCCTGACCGGGGCGCAGCTGCTGGAGGTGACCACCGCCGCCGGCCTCTCGATCAGCGAGGTGATGCTGGCGAACGAGCGCTCCTGGCGCAGCGAGGCGGAGATCCGGGCCGACCTGCTGGAGATCTGGCGGGTGATGCGCGAGTGCGTGGAGCGCGGCTGCGAGCGGGATGGCGTACTCCCGGGTGGGTTGAAGGTCCGGCGGCGCGCGGCGGAGCTGCGGCGCAGCCTGGAGGCGGACACGGCGACCACTGATCCGCTGCGCGCGATGGACTGGGTGACGCTGTTCGCTCTGGCGGTGAACGAGGAGAACGCCGCTGGCGGCCGGGTGGTCACGGCGCCGACCAACGGCGCGGCGGGGATCATCCCGGCGGTGCTGCATTACTACACCCGGTTCGTGCCGGGCGCCTCCGACGACGGGGTGGTGCGGTTCCTGCTGACGGCCGGCGCGATCGGCGTGCTGTTCAAGGAGAACGCCTCGATCTCCGGCGCGGAGGTCGGCTGCCAGGGTGAGGTGGGCTCGGCCTGCTCGATGGCTGCGGCGGGCCTCGCCGAGGCGCTCGGCGGCACCCCGCAGCAGGTGGAGAACGCCGCCGAGATCGGGATGGAGCACAACCTCGGGTTGACCTGCGACCCGGTGGGTGGCCTGGTGCAGATCCCGTGCATCGAGCGGAACGCGGTGGCTAGCATCAAGGCGATCACGGCCGCCCGGCTGGCGCTGCGCGGCGACGGTGTGCACGCGGTGTCGCTGGACAAGGTCATCAAGACCATGCGGGAGACGGGCGCCGACATGAAGGTCAAGTACAAGGAGACGGCGCGGGGCGGTCTGGCCGTCAACGTGATCGAGTGCTGA
- a CDS encoding ABC transporter ATP-binding protein — protein MAAPIIEADGLGIRFVRNRRRQLRLRELFIHRGGRGALPGQFWPLRDVSFTVEPGETVGVIGRNGTGKSTLLRLIAGVLIPDEGSIRVHGAVAPLLELSAGFSNDLTGRENLHLVGGLHGLSTGYLKRHFDEIVEFAGEQVERAIDTSVRHYSSGMKVRLGFAIISHLPHPILLMDEVTAVGDAEFRKKCYATIDRLLGEGRTLVLVSHNEKDLTRFCRRGLYLDAGRLMLDGTIAEALDAYHAAVPR, from the coding sequence ATGGCGGCGCCGATCATCGAGGCCGACGGCCTGGGCATCCGGTTCGTTCGCAACCGCCGCCGGCAACTGCGGCTGCGGGAGTTGTTCATCCACAGGGGTGGGCGGGGTGCCCTGCCCGGCCAGTTCTGGCCGCTGCGCGACGTGTCGTTCACCGTCGAGCCGGGCGAGACGGTCGGGGTGATCGGCCGCAACGGCACCGGTAAGAGCACCCTGCTGCGGTTGATCGCCGGAGTGCTCATTCCGGATGAGGGCAGCATCCGGGTGCACGGCGCGGTGGCTCCACTGTTGGAGCTCTCGGCCGGTTTCTCCAACGACCTGACCGGGCGGGAGAACCTGCACCTGGTCGGTGGACTGCACGGGCTGTCGACGGGCTATCTGAAGCGGCACTTCGACGAGATCGTCGAGTTCGCCGGTGAGCAGGTGGAACGGGCCATCGACACGTCGGTGCGGCACTACTCGTCGGGGATGAAGGTGCGGCTCGGCTTCGCGATCATCTCGCATCTGCCGCACCCGATTCTGCTGATGGACGAGGTGACCGCGGTCGGGGACGCGGAGTTCCGCAAGAAGTGTTACGCGACGATTGATCGTCTGCTCGGGGAGGGGCGCACGCTGGTGCTGGTGTCACACAACGAAAAGGACCTGACCCGGTTCTGCCGTCGGGGGTTGTACCTCGACGCGGGCCGGTTGATGCTCGACGGCACCATCGCCGAGGCGCTCGACGCGTACCACGCCGCGGTCCCGCGGTGA
- a CDS encoding acyltransferase family protein produces the protein MTSTPAATTKKLHIPALTGLRWFAALAVFLSHSAQHESLPDPVRRIMGAGSNGVTFFFLLSGFVIALNYFDAAARPTPRSTWNYLVGRLARVYPLYLLVLVVVWLAVDHHSNVSRFLIQVLALQSWHPSLVVTYGINAPGWSIGVEFFLYACFPLLALALRPIANNAKALLAVAVAAIVAAFVLAALFQHFRNGLPATNPFSAHRWLYRTPATRLGDFTLGMVAALLLRQAKRSWPASAARSRVLSPLLTWLPLAATLLLMAWPGRTHYYASYDAMWMLPGVLLFFGLSQYPQSALGRFLSTRLVVLLGEVSFAFYLVHRPLMQVVGAEAWVDDSFMAYFTKMTLLVVFVTAVAAACHFLWERPAQRFVNRWLRIRTPAAPSRRPTTSA, from the coding sequence ATGACGTCGACGCCCGCGGCCACCACAAAGAAACTACACATCCCCGCCTTGACCGGATTGCGCTGGTTCGCTGCTCTCGCTGTTTTTCTTTCTCACTCGGCGCAGCACGAGTCGCTGCCGGATCCGGTCCGCCGGATCATGGGAGCGGGCAGCAACGGCGTCACTTTCTTCTTTCTGCTGTCGGGGTTCGTCATCGCGTTGAACTATTTCGACGCCGCCGCACGGCCGACCCCCCGCAGCACCTGGAACTACCTGGTCGGTCGGCTGGCCCGGGTTTACCCGCTCTATCTGCTGGTCCTCGTCGTCGTCTGGCTGGCCGTGGACCACCACTCCAACGTGAGTCGATTCCTCATCCAGGTCCTCGCCCTGCAGTCCTGGCATCCGTCGCTCGTCGTCACGTACGGCATCAACGCACCCGGCTGGTCGATCGGCGTCGAGTTCTTTCTCTACGCCTGCTTCCCGCTCCTGGCGCTGGCGCTGCGCCCGATCGCCAACAACGCCAAGGCTCTCCTCGCCGTGGCGGTGGCGGCGATAGTCGCGGCCTTCGTCCTCGCGGCGTTGTTCCAGCACTTCCGCAACGGTCTGCCCGCCACGAACCCGTTCAGTGCGCACCGGTGGCTCTACCGGACGCCCGCCACCCGCCTGGGGGACTTCACGCTCGGCATGGTGGCGGCACTGCTTCTCCGCCAGGCCAAGCGGTCATGGCCCGCGTCCGCCGCCCGGAGTCGTGTGCTGTCGCCGTTGCTCACCTGGCTTCCCCTCGCGGCGACCCTGCTGCTGATGGCGTGGCCGGGCCGCACCCACTACTACGCCAGTTACGACGCGATGTGGATGCTCCCCGGGGTGCTGCTCTTCTTCGGCCTGAGCCAGTATCCGCAGTCCGCGCTCGGCCGCTTTCTCAGCACCCGACTCGTCGTCCTTCTCGGCGAGGTCTCCTTCGCCTTCTATCTGGTGCACCGCCCGCTGATGCAGGTGGTCGGGGCAGAGGCGTGGGTGGACGACAGCTTCATGGCCTACTTCACCAAGATGACTCTGCTCGTCGTCTTCGTCACCGCCGTCGCGGCCGCGTGCCACTTCCTCTGGGAGCGGCCGGCCCAGCGGTTCGTCAACCGCTGGCTGAGGATCAGGACACCGGCCGCGCCCAGCAGAAGGCCCACCACGTCCGCGTGA